The proteins below come from a single Roseiflexus sp. RS-1 genomic window:
- a CDS encoding S8 family serine peptidase, producing the protein MSNVLPSSHTPANRGGAGCLLAAVVGLVMSICGVVALVQIVAPVAGARHAGLIAVLISSLIFGLLFGGGLTIARAPRMRAALHAWLLALPLTWIMVPAATFPSAEAQIAAVARVALLSIYLGALWIMVRWRFPASVPAGGRAIPLAAGAAALLALPWLAWGALGSLLDIVLGLAAAVLWGSAAALLITRVYLRPLPDDPDGPGLLAGGAVTGVLLLILGWNIGIAGQSLILLPLLPALGWLAGAIAGIGSGRAPDARACALFVALVIAPPLLFADPDTLHIELLAQGREGIAWALGSVGVSVLLALVVSGVVPVLRRFADRAPRVVGAGALMLWLTGAIVYGSIGQPGFYGDRLFVILKDQADLSSVASIADYQQRRRAVYETLVRHADATQSGLRADLSRLGIWHQPYYLMNALEVEGGVLLRLWLATRPEVDRVVPNPVLRPLPEPLEAQRGAMPPPDETPWNLTMINADRVWQELNVRGAGVVIGLMDSGVQWDHPELRDSYRGVQSDGAVVHEYNWYDPWGGSPEPVDYGGHGTFTLSAAVGNRVGVAPDASWIACVNLARNVGNSARYLDCMQFMLAPFPPGGDPLRDGDPARGADVTNNSWGCPQDLEGCDPNTLLPAAEALRAAGMMTIAAAGNDGPACGSLNAPLALYDAVFTVGAVASDGFLARFSSIGPVTVDGSGRIKPDIAAPGDEVLAAAPGNGYMISSGTSIAAPHVTGVVALMWSANPALIGDVERTEAILRATAQPAPSESPSTVQCAGVDMSAALASRYGAGIVDAYRAVRAAQGGES; encoded by the coding sequence ATGTCGAACGTGCTTCCCTCTTCGCACACCCCGGCAAACCGGGGTGGCGCCGGTTGTCTGCTGGCAGCGGTGGTTGGACTGGTCATGTCGATATGTGGCGTGGTGGCGCTGGTTCAGATCGTCGCGCCGGTTGCAGGTGCGCGTCATGCCGGTCTCATCGCCGTTCTCATTTCCTCGCTGATCTTTGGTCTGCTTTTTGGGGGAGGGCTGACGATTGCCCGTGCGCCGCGGATGCGCGCTGCACTGCACGCCTGGCTGCTCGCACTCCCGCTGACGTGGATCATGGTTCCGGCAGCCACGTTCCCCTCGGCGGAAGCACAGATTGCAGCCGTGGCGCGTGTGGCGCTGCTCAGCATCTACCTGGGTGCGCTCTGGATCATGGTGCGCTGGCGTTTTCCGGCAAGCGTCCCGGCAGGCGGGCGTGCCATACCCCTTGCCGCTGGCGCTGCGGCGTTGCTGGCGCTACCCTGGCTGGCGTGGGGAGCGCTTGGATCGCTGCTCGATATCGTGCTTGGTCTGGCTGCTGCTGTCCTGTGGGGCAGTGCTGCAGCGCTTCTGATCACGCGGGTCTATCTGCGACCACTCCCCGATGATCCGGACGGTCCAGGGCTTCTGGCAGGCGGTGCGGTCACCGGCGTGCTTTTGCTCATCCTGGGATGGAATATTGGTATTGCCGGGCAATCGTTGATCCTGCTGCCGTTGTTGCCGGCTCTGGGATGGCTGGCAGGCGCAATCGCGGGGATTGGAAGCGGGCGCGCCCCTGATGCACGGGCGTGTGCGCTGTTCGTTGCGCTCGTTATCGCCCCGCCGCTCCTGTTTGCCGACCCCGATACGCTGCACATCGAGTTGCTGGCGCAGGGACGCGAAGGGATCGCCTGGGCATTGGGATCGGTCGGCGTGAGCGTTCTGCTGGCGCTTGTTGTATCGGGCGTCGTGCCGGTACTGCGACGATTTGCGGATCGCGCGCCACGAGTAGTCGGCGCAGGGGCGTTGATGCTCTGGCTGACCGGCGCGATTGTGTACGGCAGCATCGGGCAGCCCGGCTTCTATGGCGATCGACTGTTCGTCATTCTGAAGGATCAGGCAGATCTTTCATCGGTTGCGTCCATCGCCGATTACCAGCAGCGCCGTCGCGCCGTGTACGAGACTCTGGTGCGTCACGCCGATGCAACCCAGTCCGGGTTGCGCGCCGATCTGAGCCGTCTTGGAATCTGGCATCAACCCTACTACCTGATGAATGCGCTGGAGGTCGAGGGGGGCGTGCTGCTTCGTCTCTGGCTGGCGACTCGACCGGAGGTGGATCGGGTTGTGCCCAACCCGGTGCTGCGTCCGCTCCCTGAGCCGCTGGAGGCGCAACGCGGCGCCATGCCCCCACCCGACGAGACGCCGTGGAACCTGACCATGATCAACGCTGATCGTGTCTGGCAGGAGTTGAACGTTCGCGGCGCCGGGGTTGTTATCGGCTTGATGGACAGTGGCGTTCAGTGGGATCATCCCGAACTGCGCGACAGTTACCGCGGCGTGCAATCCGATGGCGCTGTTGTTCACGAATACAACTGGTACGATCCGTGGGGCGGATCGCCAGAACCGGTGGATTACGGCGGGCACGGCACCTTCACCCTTAGCGCAGCTGTCGGTAACCGGGTGGGAGTCGCCCCCGACGCCAGCTGGATCGCATGCGTCAACCTGGCGCGCAATGTGGGGAATTCTGCGCGCTACCTGGACTGCATGCAATTCATGCTGGCGCCCTTCCCGCCGGGCGGCGATCCCCTGCGCGACGGCGATCCGGCGCGCGGCGCCGATGTGACCAACAACTCATGGGGATGCCCGCAGGACCTGGAAGGGTGCGACCCGAACACCCTGCTGCCGGCTGCGGAGGCATTACGCGCCGCAGGGATGATGACCATCGCCGCCGCTGGCAACGACGGACCGGCATGCGGCAGCCTGAACGCCCCCCTCGCTCTCTACGACGCCGTCTTTACCGTTGGCGCCGTGGCGAGCGACGGCTTCCTTGCGCGCTTTAGCAGCATCGGTCCGGTGACGGTGGACGGAAGCGGACGCATCAAGCCGGATATCGCGGCGCCGGGGGACGAGGTGCTCGCTGCGGCGCCGGGGAACGGCTATATGATCAGCAGCGGCACCTCGATTGCCGCCCCGCATGTGACCGGCGTTGTTGCACTGATGTGGTCGGCGAACCCGGCATTGATCGGCGACGTGGAGCGCACCGAAGCAATCCTGCGCGCCACAGCGCAACCTGCGCCGTCCGAAAGCCCATCAACGGTGCAATGTGCTGGCGTTGACATGTCAGCAGCGTTAGCGAGTCGGTACGGCGCAGGGATCGTTGACGCCTATCGAGCCGTGCGCGCTGCCCAGGGGGGCGAGAGTTGA
- a CDS encoding ArsA family ATPase encodes MRLILYLGKGGVGKTTTSAATAVRSAELGYRTLVVSTDVAHSLADALDHPLGAQPTQLTDRLWGQEINVLEEVRQHWGELRNYLAGLLKRRGVSDVASEELAIIPGMEEVVSLLHIRRQAREGNFDVVIVDAAPTGETIRLLTMPETFQWYAARVMDWDPGTKSVAKPLVRALIPATNAFETLDRLTKGVEALRQTLTDPDVSSYRLVVNPERMVIKEAQRAATYLALFGYPVDGVVLNRVLPRNAVAGEFMERLYEMQSSYRKMVHDLFAPLPIWEAPHYPHDIRGIGDLSQVGRDMFKDEDPTKVFFRGTTQEIIRDGEEYVMRLPLPHVEIGKVSITKRGDELFVTIGNFKRDMILPLTLAERPAKRAVFREGVLEVRFGAPETIEPTAASAG; translated from the coding sequence ATGCGCCTGATACTTTACCTTGGCAAAGGTGGCGTCGGCAAGACGACCACCTCGGCGGCGACTGCGGTTCGATCCGCCGAACTTGGCTACCGGACGCTGGTTGTCAGCACCGACGTCGCGCACAGTCTGGCTGATGCGCTCGATCATCCACTGGGAGCGCAACCGACCCAACTGACCGATCGACTCTGGGGGCAGGAGATCAATGTGCTGGAGGAGGTGCGTCAGCACTGGGGCGAGTTGCGCAACTATCTGGCGGGGTTGCTCAAACGGCGCGGAGTCAGTGATGTGGCGTCGGAAGAACTGGCGATCATTCCCGGCATGGAAGAAGTCGTCAGCCTGCTCCACATCCGTCGTCAGGCGCGCGAGGGCAACTTCGATGTCGTCATCGTCGATGCCGCGCCAACAGGCGAAACCATTCGTCTGTTGACGATGCCGGAGACGTTTCAATGGTATGCAGCGCGGGTGATGGACTGGGATCCCGGCACCAAGAGCGTCGCCAAGCCGCTGGTGCGCGCCCTGATCCCGGCAACCAATGCGTTTGAGACGCTTGATCGCCTGACCAAAGGCGTTGAAGCCCTGCGTCAGACCCTGACCGACCCCGATGTCAGTTCGTACCGCCTGGTTGTCAATCCGGAACGTATGGTCATTAAGGAGGCGCAGCGCGCAGCAACCTATCTGGCGCTGTTTGGCTATCCGGTTGATGGTGTGGTGCTGAACCGGGTGCTGCCGCGCAACGCCGTCGCAGGCGAGTTCATGGAGCGTCTGTACGAAATGCAATCGTCGTACCGCAAGATGGTGCACGATCTGTTCGCTCCGCTGCCGATCTGGGAAGCGCCGCACTACCCGCACGATATCCGGGGAATCGGCGATCTCTCGCAGGTTGGGCGTGACATGTTCAAGGACGAAGACCCGACGAAGGTGTTCTTTCGCGGCACAACGCAAGAGATCATTCGCGATGGCGAAGAGTATGTGATGCGGTTGCCGTTGCCGCACGTCGAGATCGGCAAGGTGTCGATCACCAAACGCGGCGATGAGTTGTTCGTGACGATCGGCAATTTCAAGCGCGATATGATCCTGCCGCTGACCCTTGCGGAGCGTCCGGCGAAGCGCGCCGTATTCCGCGAGGGAGTGCTCGAAGTGCGCTTCGGCGCACCGGAAACGATTGAGCCGACGGCGGCATCCGCCGGTTGA
- a CDS encoding metal-sulfur cluster assembly factor: MLTEELVRSALKNVYDPEIGMDIVNLGLVYNVDIQENGRRVVVDMTLTTPACPAGPQILTQAKREIETLREVYSNLEDVQINLVWTPFWNPSMMSEEAREELGFF, translated from the coding sequence ATGCTGACTGAAGAACTGGTGCGCAGTGCGCTGAAAAATGTCTACGACCCGGAAATCGGGATGGATATCGTTAATCTCGGTCTGGTGTACAACGTTGATATTCAGGAGAACGGTCGTCGGGTGGTGGTTGATATGACCCTGACGACACCCGCCTGCCCTGCCGGTCCGCAGATTCTGACGCAGGCGAAACGCGAGATCGAGACTCTCCGCGAGGTGTACAGCAATCTGGAAGATGTGCAGATCAACCTGGTGTGGACGCCGTTCTGGAATCCTTCGATGATGAGCGAAGAGGCGCGTGAGGAGTTAGGGTTCTTCTAA
- a CDS encoding type II toxin-antitoxin system VapC family toxin, translated as MLVVVDTSVILAVVLNEPTKTELVRLTAGAELVAPLSLHWEIGNALSAMLKRKRITLSEALQALLEYHKIPIRFLDIPLDDTVRVVEQLQIYAYDAYFIVCARQQSCPLISLDGGLQTAARAAQINLVEVTP; from the coding sequence ATGCTCGTGGTCGTTGATACCTCAGTCATCCTTGCGGTTGTGCTCAATGAGCCAACCAAAACTGAGCTTGTCCGTCTCACAGCTGGCGCGGAGCTGGTTGCGCCTCTTTCGCTCCACTGGGAAATCGGCAATGCGCTCTCCGCTATGCTCAAGCGGAAGCGCATTACCCTGTCTGAAGCGCTCCAGGCGCTGCTGGAGTATCACAAGATACCGATCCGTTTTCTTGATATTCCGCTTGATGATACGGTTCGTGTCGTTGAGCAACTCCAGATTTACGCATATGATGCGTATTTCATTGTCTGCGCTCGCCAGCAGTCCTGCCCGCTCATTAGCCTTGATGGCGGATTGCAAACTGCTGCCCGCGCCGCCCAGATCAACCTTGTGGAGGTGACACCGTGA
- a CDS encoding type II toxin-antitoxin system Phd/YefM family antitoxin gives MKSYTFSEARQNFAALLEQARRDGAVRIQRRDGQSFVLMPEAQKTSPLDIPGVQLSRPLTRKELLESIQESRRNDE, from the coding sequence GTGAAGAGCTATACTTTTTCTGAAGCTCGTCAAAACTTCGCTGCTCTTCTTGAGCAGGCCCGTCGTGATGGAGCGGTACGCATTCAGCGTCGTGATGGACAGAGTTTTGTGTTGATGCCTGAGGCTCAAAAAACATCACCACTTGATATTCCTGGTGTCCAGTTAAGCCGTCCATTGACCCGAAAAGAGCTTCTCGAAAGCATTCAGGAAAGCCGCCGGAACGACGAGTAA
- a CDS encoding SCO family protein translates to MHAPSPRTGAASLQGSVHPVAVPRRTSAAWIKWVLYGVAAFFAALVVLVLWFVIARPVQVLPRIEPAPAFMLTDQDGRWVSDTDLRGRVLIINFAHTRCGERCAAMERSMRAIYDTLRADGRLGTQVRLVTITVDAQSDTPPVLRAYAVRLGVETPEWTFLTGSDRELKQLIGGGYGVYYRIEGSDVELDQRAVLVDGTGLLRAEYNGARLDPAIVMRDIGLVEQEANSSQAARPIYEMAHLFVCYPR, encoded by the coding sequence ATGCATGCTCCTTCGCCACGAACCGGCGCCGCATCCCTGCAGGGGAGCGTTCACCCTGTTGCTGTTCCTCGCCGAACATCCGCAGCGTGGATCAAATGGGTGTTGTATGGTGTGGCGGCGTTCTTTGCGGCGCTGGTCGTCCTGGTCCTCTGGTTCGTCATCGCCCGTCCGGTTCAGGTGTTGCCCCGCATCGAACCCGCCCCCGCTTTTATGCTCACCGATCAGGATGGTCGCTGGGTGAGTGATACTGATCTGCGCGGTCGTGTGCTGATCATCAATTTCGCCCATACGCGCTGCGGGGAACGATGTGCCGCAATGGAGCGCAGCATGCGCGCAATCTACGATACCCTGCGTGCCGATGGTCGCCTGGGAACACAGGTGCGTCTGGTGACGATCACGGTGGATGCACAAAGCGATACTCCGCCGGTGTTGCGCGCCTATGCCGTGCGTCTGGGTGTCGAAACGCCAGAGTGGACCTTCCTGACCGGCTCAGACCGCGAACTCAAGCAACTGATCGGTGGCGGGTATGGCGTCTATTACCGGATCGAGGGCAGTGATGTTGAGCTCGATCAGCGCGCCGTGCTGGTTGATGGAACCGGTCTGTTGCGTGCCGAATACAATGGCGCCCGTCTCGATCCTGCGATTGTGATGCGGGATATTGGGCTGGTCGAGCAGGAGGCGAACAGCAGCCAAGCGGCGCGGCCGATCTACGAGATGGCGCACCTGTTCGTCTGTTATCCCAGGTAG
- a CDS encoding cytochrome c oxidase subunit II codes for MNRKYLGYLFEVAWILPSVAVPIAFLVAIVITAFVVGIAVPGNVGRVDPKALSTTPPFDKPGLRELAPGRYEAVVTAQLFNFTPGELEIPAGSKVTFIVTSRDVIHGYKIENTPINMMVIPGQISRMTTTFDTPGEYYIFCHEYCGGGHHLMVGKLIVTPAKTASTNR; via the coding sequence ATGAACCGCAAATATCTGGGCTACCTGTTTGAAGTCGCGTGGATCCTTCCGAGCGTTGCAGTGCCGATTGCATTCCTGGTGGCGATTGTGATCACCGCCTTTGTTGTCGGCATTGCGGTGCCCGGTAATGTGGGGCGTGTCGATCCGAAGGCGCTCAGCACAACCCCGCCGTTCGACAAGCCCGGTCTGCGCGAACTGGCGCCGGGACGCTACGAAGCCGTCGTCACGGCGCAGTTGTTCAACTTTACGCCGGGAGAACTGGAGATACCCGCCGGTTCGAAGGTGACGTTCATCGTCACCAGCCGTGATGTCATTCACGGCTACAAGATTGAGAATACGCCAATCAATATGATGGTCATTCCGGGGCAGATTTCGCGGATGACGACCACCTTCGACACGCCTGGAGAGTATTACATCTTCTGCCACGAATACTGCGGCGGCGGGCACCATTTGATGGTGGGCAAGCTTATTGTGACCCCGGCAAAGACGGCTTCGACGAATCGCTAG
- a CDS encoding cbb3-type cytochrome c oxidase subunit I — protein sequence MATARVSGVSIAAERAGVGVFATEYRLTGLNLLIAFIALAIGGLFGVMQALQYNGIDLYKPIAPLLRGGYYQGLALHGVLNVLVFTTFFIIGWLTFVTSRSLGIPLASRALGWTTFGVMTAGLLIAALPLLLNNATVLFTFYPPLKADPLFYIGLTLVVVGTWLLLINQVMMLRQWRAANPAARIPLPAFMAIVTMTMWVICTFGVAAEMLFLLIPWSLGLVPGTDPVLARTLFWFTGHPIVYFWLLPAYISWYNFVPQQAGGRLFSDPMARVSFILFLILSTPIGMHHQYTDPGISEIWKLVHAIFTFGVFFPSLLTFFNVVASLENGGRARGGKGWLVWVFNLPWREPSFTTQVLAMILFAFGGAGGLINASYNINLVVHNTSWISGHFHLTVGTAVTLSFMGITYWLVPHLTGRRLWSPTMALVQAWTWFVGMGIFSHWMHMLGLLSMPRRTAIGAMRQIQPEWEPLLPVIAVGAIIMFVSALLYYLNMILTITAGKKDTVPMVPFARAVSGPEDGPRVLDNFKPWLAIAFALIVINYTPTLIRLVSEMQFIPGMRSW from the coding sequence ATGGCTACAGCGCGTGTTTCCGGTGTCTCCATTGCTGCTGAGCGCGCCGGGGTCGGCGTGTTTGCCACCGAGTATCGGTTGACGGGTCTGAACCTGCTGATCGCATTCATCGCACTGGCGATCGGCGGTCTGTTCGGCGTGATGCAGGCGTTGCAGTACAACGGGATCGATCTGTACAAGCCGATTGCGCCACTCCTGCGCGGCGGTTACTATCAGGGGCTGGCGTTGCACGGCGTGCTCAATGTGCTGGTGTTCACCACCTTTTTCATCATCGGCTGGCTGACATTTGTCACATCGCGATCACTCGGCATTCCGCTGGCGAGTCGTGCGCTGGGGTGGACGACGTTCGGCGTGATGACCGCTGGCTTGCTGATTGCGGCGTTGCCGTTGTTGCTCAACAATGCGACGGTTCTGTTCACGTTCTACCCGCCGCTCAAGGCGGATCCGCTGTTCTACATCGGTCTGACGCTGGTGGTTGTCGGCACCTGGTTATTGTTGATCAACCAGGTGATGATGCTCCGGCAGTGGCGTGCCGCCAATCCTGCGGCGCGCATTCCGCTGCCGGCGTTCATGGCGATTGTTACGATGACCATGTGGGTGATCTGCACCTTCGGCGTCGCTGCCGAGATGCTTTTCCTGTTGATCCCCTGGTCGCTGGGGCTGGTGCCGGGAACTGACCCGGTGCTGGCGCGCACCCTCTTCTGGTTCACCGGTCATCCGATCGTGTACTTCTGGCTGCTGCCAGCGTACATTTCGTGGTACAACTTCGTGCCGCAGCAGGCAGGCGGCAGGTTGTTCAGCGATCCGATGGCGCGGGTGTCGTTCATTCTGTTCCTGATCCTTTCGACGCCGATCGGGATGCATCACCAGTACACCGATCCGGGCATCAGCGAGATCTGGAAACTGGTGCACGCAATCTTTACCTTTGGCGTCTTTTTCCCCAGCCTGTTGACCTTCTTCAACGTTGTGGCGTCGCTTGAGAACGGCGGGCGGGCGCGCGGCGGCAAGGGGTGGCTGGTGTGGGTCTTCAATCTGCCGTGGCGCGAGCCGAGTTTTACGACGCAGGTGCTGGCGATGATCCTGTTCGCCTTCGGCGGCGCAGGCGGGCTGATCAATGCGTCGTACAACATCAACCTGGTGGTGCATAACACCTCGTGGATTTCGGGACACTTCCACTTGACGGTTGGCACCGCTGTGACGCTCAGTTTCATGGGGATTACCTACTGGCTGGTTCCGCACCTCACCGGGCGCCGGCTGTGGAGCCCGACGATGGCGCTGGTGCAGGCATGGACGTGGTTTGTCGGCATGGGGATCTTCTCGCACTGGATGCATATGCTGGGGCTGTTGAGCATGCCGCGACGCACGGCGATTGGCGCGATGCGGCAGATTCAGCCTGAATGGGAACCGCTCTTGCCGGTGATTGCAGTTGGCGCGATCATCATGTTCGTCAGCGCCCTTCTGTATTATCTCAACATGATCCTGACGATTACCGCCGGGAAGAAAGATACAGTTCCTATGGTTCCGTTCGCGCGGGCAGTTTCTGGTCCGGAGGATGGTCCGCGGGTGCTGGATAACTTCAAGCCCTGGCTGGCAATCGCCTTCGCACTGATCGTGATCAACTACACGCCGACCCTGATCAGGCTGGTGTCGGAGATGCAGTTCATTCCGGGCATGCGTTCCTGGTGA